In Lathyrus oleraceus cultivar Zhongwan6 chromosome 2, CAAS_Psat_ZW6_1.0, whole genome shotgun sequence, the DNA window TTGATTCTTTAATTCAATCGCTCCATGAGGGAAAACTTTGTGAACAACAAACGGGCCTGACCATTTGGATTTCAACTTCCCAGGGAATAACTTTAATCGAGAATTATACAAAAGGACCAGTTTTTCTTCATAAAACTCTTTTCTCACTATCCTTTTATCATGCCATTTCTTTGTTTGGTCTTTATAGACCTTAGCATTCTCATACGCACGATTCCGAAATTCTTCTAATTCGTGGAGCTGAAGGATCCGAGAACTTCCTGCCTTGGATAAATCCATATTCAAAAATTTTGAAGCCCAAAATGCCTTGTGTTCTAATTCAAGCGGTAGATGGCATGCCTTGCCGTAAACTAACTGGTACGGTGACATACCAATTGGCGTTTTGAAAGCCGTTCGGTAAGCCCAAAGTGCATCATCCAACTTGCTTGCCCAATCCTTGCGGGATGAGTTTACAATCTTTTCAAGGATTTGTTTGAGTTACCTGTTTGACACTTCCACCTGCCCACTAGTTTGAGGGTGGTACGGAGTCGCAATTCGATGCTTCACATTATATTTCAAGAGGAGCTTCTCCATTAGATGATTCAGAaaatgtgttccttcatcactTATTAAAGCTCTTGGTACTCTGAACCTAGCAAAGATAGTCTCCTTTAGAAACCTAATCACCACTCGAGCATCATTAGTTGGTAGGGCCACGGCCTCCACCCACTTTGAGACATAATCCACTGCCACTAAGATGTACTGCTTCCCAAAAGAGGGTGGGAAGGGACCCATGAAATCGATAccccacacatcaaagagttcaacttctaacatggcattttggggcatctgatttctttttgAGATGTTGCCCGTTCTCTGGCATTTGTCGCACTCTTTAATTATTTGTTGAGCATCTTTGAATAAAGTTGGCCAGTATAACCCAGATTGGAGAACTTTGGCGGCGGTTCTGTCACCACTAAAGTGTCCTCCATAGTCGGAGTCGTGGCATGCTTTCAACACATCCCTTTGTTCCTCCTCTGGAACACATCTCCTGATAAGTCCATCCACTCCTCTCTTATACAAAAAAGGATCGTCCCACAagtagaacctgcaatcatgcaaaaactttttcttcttgttagaatcaaaatcatCGGGGATTACCCCACCGACCAGATAGTTCGCATAATCTGGAAACCAAGGCACTCCATTGATAGCGAGGATGTGTTCATCGGCGAACTCATCCTTTATTGGGCGCTTGTCTTCTGTCTCTTCTATAGGTGATATTCGGGAGAGGTGATCGGCAACAGTGTTTTCACATCCTTTCTTGTCACGAATCTCCACATCAAACTCTTGAAGGAGTAAGATCCACCTAAGAAGTCTTGGCTTAGAGTCCTGTTTAGCAAAAAGAtacttcaaagcagcatggtcaatataaacaatgactctagaacccaacagaTATTGCCTGAATTTATCAAAGGCGTACACTACAGCTAACAACTCCTTTTCAGTCGTTGCATAGTTCATCTGTGCGGGATTCaacacatgactagcataataaatgACATGTAACAATTTTTCTCGACGCTGCCCAAGAACTGCCCCCACTGCAatatcacttgcatcacacattatctcaaaaggaagaGACCAGTCCGGGGCTACAACAATTGGTGCTGATACTAATTTTTGCTTTAGTGTTTCAAATGCTACAACACACTCTTTATCAAAAACAAAGGTATTATCCTTAACTAAAAGAGTCGTTAAGGGTTTTTCTATTttagagaaatctcttatgaacctacGGTAAAAACCCGCATGCCCTAAGAAACTTCTAATACCTTTTTCATTCATCGGTGGGGGAAGCTTTGAGATGACTTCAATCTTTGCTTGGTCCACTTCTATTCCTTTGtaggaaattttgtgacccaagactatcccttcacgtaccatgaagtgacacttctcccagtttaGGATCAGATTTGTTTGTTGGCACCTTTCTAACACAAGAGCAAGGTTAGTCAAGCAATTATCGAAGGACTTACCAAAAActgagaaatcatccatgaagacttccatatGCTTCTCAAGCATATCTGCAAAGATTGATTGCATGCATCTCTGAAAAGTTGttggtgcattaca includes these proteins:
- the LOC127121966 gene encoding uncharacterized protein LOC127121966, with translation MGPFPPSFGKQYILVAVDYVSKWVEAVALPTNDARVVIRFLKETIFARFRVPRALISDEGTHFLNHLMEKLLLKYNVKHRIATPYHPQTSGQVEVSNSVLLVKVKNSNGVTTKVFNCGRVKRKMQDRTRQHGRPCGLARAVLHAYHFPHTFSRGATRAAVCASTGRVAHMALSPYIFQGCNTADRVG